GGCACGGGTGCGATCGCCCAGCGGTTCCACCTGCCCGGGTACGCCGACCACTCCGACGCCACGGTCACCGCGGTCTGTGACGTCGAGGAACGGAAAGCGCGCGCCGTCGCCGACGAAGTCGGCGCCGAACACACCTTCACCGACACCGGCGACCTCGTCGAGTCGGGGACCGTCGACGCGGTCAGCGTTTGTCTCCCGAACCACCTGCACGCGGACGCGGTCACCGCGGCGCTGGCCGAGGACCTGCACGTCCTCTGTGAGAAGCCGATGGCGACGACGCTGGCCGAGGCCGACGAGATGGTCGCGGCCGCGGACGCGAGCGACGGCATCCTGATGATCGACCAGTCCGAGCGCTTCGCCCCGGTCTACCAGAAGGCGATGTCGGTGCTCGAGAGCGGTCTCGTCGGCGACGTACAGACGGTCCGCGCGCGGTTCAGCCACAGCGGTCCCGAGGGGTGGGCCCCGCGGTCGACCTGGTTCACCGACGCCGAGGCGTCGGGCGGCGGCGCGATGGTCGACATCGGCATTCACAACGCCGACCTCGTGCTGTCGCTCGCCGGCGACGTCGAGTCCGTGACCGCCGAGACGGCGACGCTCGCGATGGACGCCGACGTGGAAGACACCGCCGTCGCGACGATGCGGCTGGCCGACGGCGGGCTCGGCACCTTCGAGGTGTCCTGGACGACCGATCCCGAACGGATCGAGACGCAGGTCGTCGGGACCGAGGGAGTCCTCACCGTCGACAAGGTGGCCGGCGAACTGACCGTCGACCTCGACGGCGACCGCGGGCGCGTCGACGTCCCGGTCCCCGAGTATCGGAGCCCCATCGCGCGGTTCGTCGACGCCGCGCTCGACGGCGAGGAACCGCCGGTGACTGCCCGCGAGGGACGGGACGCGCTGGAGCTCGTCCTGGCGATCTACCGGGCGGCCGAGGCGCGCCGCCCGGTCTCGTTGCCGCTGGAGGGGGACACGTGAAACTCGCCTGTTCGAGCTACTCCTACCACGACGCCTTCGAGCGCGGCGACCTCGACGTGTTCGGCTTTCTCGAGCGCGCCGGGAGCGACCTCCCGGTCGAGGGCGTCGAACTCATCGAGGAGCACCTCCCCGGTGGGGACGAGGCGACGCTGGGCGAGGTCCGCGACGCGGCGGCCGACCACGGGGTCGAGGTCGCCTGCCTCTCGGTGTTCTACAACGATTTCGCCAAACCTGACCGCTCGGACCGCCGGGAAGACGTCGACCACGTCACCGCGTGGACCGACCGGGCGGACGTGCTGGGCGCCGATGTCGTGCGCGCGTTCACCGGCTTCCCCGCCCTCCACGACCGCGAACACGGCGACCCCGCGGTCTGGCGCGACGTGGGACGGTGCCTGCAGGAGTGTCTCGACCACGCCCGCACCTGCGAGGCGACTCTCGCCGTCGAGAACCACAACCACGACGGCCTGATCCGTACCGCCGACGACATCTTCGGCGTCCGCCGCCGGGTCAACGGCGACCTCGGGTTCGTCCTGGACCTGGCGAACTACGTCGACGGTCGCCCGTCGATCGAGCGGACCCGCCACCTCGCCGACCACGTCCACGCCGCCTACGACGCGGTCGACGAGCGCGGTCGCGACCCCGAACACCCCTACTACGCCGAGGAACTGGACTCGCTGGCCGCCGCCGGCTACGACGGGTACGTCACGCTGGAGTGGGAGGGCGAAACCGACGACGAGACGGCCGTGCCGCGGGCGCTGTCCTATCTCGACGACTGCCGCTAGCGAGGGCCCCGTTTCGGGACGGCCGTTCCGCGACTAACTCCCGGGACGGACCAGATACCGATACCCCTCGCCGGCGCGCATCCGGTCGAACGCCTCCGTGATCCCCGAGAGCGGCAGGTCCTCCGAGAGGAGCGCGTCGACGGTGACGCGGCCCGTCCTGAGGAACGATACCGCCCGTGCGAAATCGTCGGGCGTCAGCGAGTACGACCCGGTGAGCGTCCGCTCGTGGAAGAACACGTCGAACGGGTTCACCTCGACGGTCGCGTCCTCCTCGGGCACGCCGAAGACGAGCGTCGTTCCGCCCTTGCGGGTCGCGTCGTAGGCCTGCTGGATGGTCTCCGGGAGCCCGATGGCCTCGACGGCCGCCGCGACGCCACGGCCGTCCGTTGCCCGTTCGACGGCGGCCACGGGATCGACATCGGCGGGATCGATCCCGGCGGTGGCGCCGTGGTCGAGCGCGAGCTCGCGACGGTCGTCGCGGGGCTCCGAGACGACGATGCGACCCGCCCCGAGCGCGTCGAACGTCTGGACGAGCAACTGTCCCATCGGGCCGGCGCCGACGACGAGCACGTCGTCGCCCGCCTCGACACCGGTTCGGCGAACACCGTGGAGGCTACAGGCGAGCGGTTCCGCGATCGCCGCCGGGCCGAACGGGAGGTCTCCCACCGGTTCGACGTTCCCGGCCGGGACCCGAACGTACTCGGCGAACGCGCCGTCGCGGACCGTCTCCGCGGCGCCCCCGAGCGACGTGTTCCGCTCGCAACGCTGTTCGTGCCCGGCCTCGCACTGGCGACAGCTGTTGCAGGGGACCGTCGGGTTGACCGCGACGCGAGTTCCCTCCGGCACCACGTCGGGACGGTTCGACGCGACCACCTCGCCCGCGGCCTCGTGGCCGGGCACCAGCGGCGTCTCGACGCCGAACGACCCCTCGTAGAGGTGAATATCTGTCGTACAGACGCCGCAGGCCTCGACGCGTACGAGGACGTCCTCCGGGCCAGGGGTCGGACGGTCGCGCTCCCGAACGGCGAACGATTCGGTGCCAGTGAGGACAGCGGCTCTCATCGTCCCTTCAGATCGGCGAGACCCTCGAACGACTCCTCGACGACGCTCCACTGGTCGTCGGTGAGCCGGCCGATGTTCGCGCCGGCCGAGAACAGGCTCACGCCGGCTGCTCCCCCGTGGAGGGCCATCTGGATGGCCGTGAGGAGTTCGCCCTGACTCAGGTGATCGCCCGGGTCGTCGCTGCTGGCGGTCCGGATCGACGGGACGATCGGTTTCCCGACGGCGTCGCGAAGAGAGCGCGTGACGTCCCGGATCCACAGCGGGTGGACGCCCATGTCGACGTGGGCCGTCCGCGGCGAGAGCGTGTCGACGTGTTCGGCGAGCCGTTCGATGTCGAGCCCGAGCTGCTCGCGGCTGTCCCGGAGCGTCGACTCCATGTCCGAGTATACCTCGAACTGGAGGTTGACCATCTGCTCGTCGTCGAACGGCGCAGCCAGCGACGCCAGGAGGTCCGTCGTCGTCGAGACGCGGTGGTCGATCCACTCGCCGTGGTCGCGCTGGGCCGTCTCGTCGCCGTCCTCGATACCGAGACACTCGTCGCAGTAACAGGAGAGGTAGTCGCTCTCGCCGTTGCGGATGGGCTGGTACTCGAGGTGCTGGAAGCGGATCCCGTCGATGTCGTACTCGCTTATCTCCTCCGCGAGCGCCAGGAGGTGGTCCCTGACCGCCTCGCGGCTGGGACAGACCCAGTGCATCCACTCGAAGGAGACGTTGGGATACCGGATGGCGGTCCCGTCGCGGGCCACCTGGACGAACTCCGAGTGCTGTTCGAGCAGGTACTTGTCCGTGAGCGCGAGAAAGACGGGGACGACCCTGAGGTCGCGCCGCTCGGCCGCCGCGACGAACTCCGCCAGCAGGTCGCGTTCGGGCACCTGGTTCGGGACGGTGTCCGAGTCGTAGAACACCCGACCGTCGCTCTCCTTGCAGATCACCATCACGGTGTTGACGTTCCGCTCCGCCAGGTCCGCGAGCACCGAATCGACGTCCATCGTCGCCCAGGGGTAGAGCGTCACCGCTCGAACACCCTCCGTCTCCCACCAGCCGCGGGCGTCCCCAGTGGTCATTACTGACATGATAGCGTTCGTCTCTCCTAAATGTAGTGAAGTACCAAAGCCGCACCCGTTCCATCGGATTCATCAAACTATATTTGGATAAATACGAACAACACCCCTACATTTTTGATTGCCGCTAGAGAAGCGTGGGTCAGTGTCACAATGAGCGGCCAGAACAACTTCACGAGACGGATGCCGACGGCGACCGGCGCCGACGACGGAGGCGTCGAACTGTCGGTCGAGGACGAGGACGTGTTCGCGGTCGCCGACGCGATCGGCTCCAAACCGCGGTGGCGGTTGCTGCGGACCGTCGCCGAGGAACCCCACACCATCGACGAACTCGTCGACGCCCTCGACCTCTCGAAGGGGACCATCTCGGTCCACATCTCGAAGTTCGAGGACGCGGGGATCTTCGAGGCGAACTACGCGGTCAGCGACGACGGCGGCGTGAAAAAAGAGCTCAGGCTCGCCGTCGACGAAGTGACGCTCGACCTGGCGTCCCTGTGACGATGACGGGAGCGGATTCGGTCGCGGTGACTGCGGACGAACCCGGGCGCGCGGTCGCTCGAACCGGGGCGTTCGCGGTCACCGTCGATCCCGACGACGACTGCGTGGAAATCCGACGGCGACCCGACGACGGGGGCTCCGCTCCCGGCGGCACGCTGACGCTGTCACCCGGCGGTCCCGACGACGGCCCGCTCTCGGCCGGCTCCGTCGCGCAGGTGACGGCCAGGACGGACGCGGGCGACGTGCACGTCGCCGTCGAGGGGACGCTCGACGGAGCGCCGTACACCCTCTCGCTGGTCCTCCCGGCGGACTACCCGGGGACGGTCTCCTACGAGGTGACGATGCGACCCGACGACGCGGCGGCGCTCCCGACGGCCCGCTGGGACCCGGAACTCGGTGTTCGCGCCGCCACGGGCGACGCCGACGCCGACGCGTTCACCTCGTATCTCGACGGGACGCCCGGGAGCAACCCCGCAGCGGGGACGAGCGACCTGAACCAGTTCGTCTACGCGGGCGTCGACGCGCTCGACGCGACGTGTCTGTACCTCGCCGACTGGCCCGCGCTCGACGAGTACTTCCGACGCACCGGGACGACCATGCGCGGGACCGTCACGGACTCCGCCGAACGGGTCGGCTACGTCCCTCCCGAGCCGTCCGAAACGTCGTCGGGCGACGCTCCCGGTGACGACCCGCTGACGGTCCACGGCGCGACGCTCGTCCTCACCCCCGACGCGCCGCCGGTCGACGCCCCGGACGCGTACTGCGACCGGTTCGTCACCGACCTGGCGGCCATCTACGACCGGCTGGACCGACCGGACCCAGAACGGGTCGACTGGCCGGCGGTCAGCGAGGACACCCTCGACGCCGTCCGCGCCCCCGAGAACCGCTACGAGTACGACGGGCAGTTCCACCCGGGGGGCGTCGAGCTCGTGACCGTCCTGAGTATCGTCACCCCGTTCCGGGCCTACGCCGAACGGTTCGACGACGACGCGGCCGCCGACCTGGCCGCGGACGTGGCCTCGCTCGTCGAGACCTACTACGACCCCGACTACGAGGACGCGGCCGGCAACACCGGCATGATCGGCAACTCGCCGGCCCCGCTGACGCTGACCCACGTCGACGCGTGGTACCTCTTCTGGCCGGTCGTCCAGGCCGCCGAGTTCGCCATCGCCTTCGACGACGACGCCGTCGCGGAGATGGTCGTCGACACCGCCGACGTGATGGTCGACGTCGGCCGGGCGCTCGACTACGAGTTCCCCATGTGGCTCGACGTGGATTCGCTGTCGGGCCACGAGCCCGAGGACCGACAGTGGGACGGCTACCAGTACGACTGCACCGGCGCCTACGCCTACCTGATGTTGCAGTACCACGAGCTGACCGGCGAGCAACGCTACGTCGAGGAGGCCGAGGCCGCCGCCGAGCGGTTGCTCGACTACGGGTTCGAACTCTCCTACGAGTTCACCACGACCCCGCTGACCCCGCTGGCGATGGCGCGACTGGCCGACCGGACCGACGACGACCGATACGTCGAGGCTTCCTACATCGGGCTGGCGAACGTGCTCCGACACGCGTACTTCTTCGACCCCGAGTACGGCTCGTTCGCGGGCCGGAACGTCTTCCTCCTGAACGAGGCGATGCCGCCGGAGGGCTACGAGGGGAACTTCTTCGCGAACGCCCTGGAGGAGTGGTCGCTGCTCTACTACCTCGACCGCTACCTCCGCGAGGCCGGGGACGCCCTGACCCCGGAGGCCCGCCGGCTAACCGGCGAACTCCTGCGACACAAGGGTTCGTCGCTCGCTGATTCGCTGGCGCGTTTCCAGCCCGATCCGTCGCTGGTGTTCGACGGCGTTTCCCCCCAGTCGGGCCGCAGGGTCAACCACGACTGGGCGCTCCCGCTCGAACCGTTCGGCGCGCTGGAACCGATGTTCGAGACGCTCGGCGCGGTCGGACAGGACCTCTACGGCGCCGGGGCCTACCCGGAGGTGGCGACCCAGCAGTACCACCCGCTCGACGACGATGTCCGACTGTTCGTCGACGGTCCGACGACGGTCGAACGGGTTGGCGAACACACCTGGCACGTCACGACGCTCGGTGCCGAGGAGACCTACGACGCTCGGCTCACCGGGGAAACCAGTACGCTCGTCGACTGGTCCGTTCGTCGCCTCGACACGAGCGACGCCGGCGAGCGACTCGGCGAGGACGTCACCGCGCAGTTCGACCACGACGCCGACGAACCCGCGTACGACCTCGCGCTCGACGCCGGGGATACCTTCGCGGTCAGGCGAACGGTTCCCAAACGGGCTATCGTCGTCGAGGACTTCGCCGTCGAACGCGAGCGGATCGCGACCGACGATCGGACGACCGTGTCACTGACCGTGGTCAACACGGCCGGGGTCGAGGGGACCTACGAGGTGCCGCTCTCGGTCGGCGCCGAGACCGCGACCCGGACAGTGGCGCTCTCGGCTCACGACCGTAAACCCGTGACCTTCGAGATCGGCCCGGACGAGCCCGGCACCTACAACGTCCAGATCGCCCACGAGAACCGGGCTCTGCACGTCGAACCGACGGCGGATTGAGCGGGAGCACGTTGTCACTTGCGAGCGGCGGTCTGACACGGGACAGATCGTTCTCGACGAGGGGACGATGGCCACGAGTCCGCCGAGCCCATCGCGACGGTCGTCGACCCGACCGCAGAAGTCGCCGGCCGGCCGTGGCCGTTCCACAACCCGGAGACGCTGGAGTAACCGGTTTCGCGGACACCGCCGATCCAGCTTGACTTCTCGCCCTCACAGACACCCAGCACGACTGCAGGTGTCCTGCTCGATCCAGGCGACACAACTGCGATCAGTAGACAGCGATACGACATTTTCACACCCGGTCAGATGATTATACTTCGAAACAATAACGAATTTGTAATAATCGGCACTCTTCACAAATGTCGTAATAAAAATTGGACTGTGAATCCTATAAAAATGCGCATGACGCACTCTGAGCCGTCTTTGGGAGAAATATGATATAAATTTGTTGTTTTCGCGAGGATCGACAAGCCAGTTCGACGGGCGATATATCGAGGTATGGCCAGTGAACAGCATGATCGATCGGTGACCTACCATTTAATTCGAATACATATTCTATCTATCTATGAAAGATATTGTATGTGATGTGCGAGAATCGTCTGAAAGGTACGCACCCCGTGTCGCTGGTCGCAGTCTCCATCGAACGGGAACGCGTTCCAGCAGCGACACAAGAGTTAACTAAAGTTGCGCACTGAGTACGCTCATGGAATTGACACGCCGCGACGCGGTAGCGGCGCTTGCGGCTATCGGTATCGGCGGAGGCGTGGTGTACGGTGCGTTCGAGTTCGCAGACCGCGGCGTGTCCGACGGAACGCCGTCGGGGACGGAGGACCCCGACTCGCTGCTGGAGACGACGGTGGCGCTCGCCGAGGTCGTCTACCCTCCGGAGGTTACCGAAGTCGAACCGTTCGTCCGGGAGTTCGTGTCCGGGCGGATCGAGGACGACGACCGACACACGGCGATGGTCGACGCCGCGGACGCGCTTGACGCCCGAGCGCGCTCGGAGTACAGCGCGTCGTTCTACGAACTCGACCCCGAGGAGGGGGACGCGCTCCTCGAAACGCTGGGGATGTCGGAGGTAGACCCCGACCCCGAGGGCGACGAGCGCG
Above is a genomic segment from Halosimplex halophilum containing:
- a CDS encoding Gfo/Idh/MocA family protein; this encodes MQREIMIDSPDEGVDEDTLRVGVIGTGAIAQRFHLPGYADHSDATVTAVCDVEERKARAVADEVGAEHTFTDTGDLVESGTVDAVSVCLPNHLHADAVTAALAEDLHVLCEKPMATTLAEADEMVAAADASDGILMIDQSERFAPVYQKAMSVLESGLVGDVQTVRARFSHSGPEGWAPRSTWFTDAEASGGGAMVDIGIHNADLVLSLAGDVESVTAETATLAMDADVEDTAVATMRLADGGLGTFEVSWTTDPERIETQVVGTEGVLTVDKVAGELTVDLDGDRGRVDVPVPEYRSPIARFVDAALDGEEPPVTAREGRDALELVLAIYRAAEARRPVSLPLEGDT
- a CDS encoding sugar phosphate isomerase/epimerase family protein, whose product is MKLACSSYSYHDAFERGDLDVFGFLERAGSDLPVEGVELIEEHLPGGDEATLGEVRDAAADHGVEVACLSVFYNDFAKPDRSDRREDVDHVTAWTDRADVLGADVVRAFTGFPALHDREHGDPAVWRDVGRCLQECLDHARTCEATLAVENHNHDGLIRTADDIFGVRRRVNGDLGFVLDLANYVDGRPSIERTRHLADHVHAAYDAVDERGRDPEHPYYAEELDSLAAAGYDGYVTLEWEGETDDETAVPRALSYLDDCR
- a CDS encoding alcohol dehydrogenase catalytic domain-containing protein is translated as MRAAVLTGTESFAVRERDRPTPGPEDVLVRVEACGVCTTDIHLYEGSFGVETPLVPGHEAAGEVVASNRPDVVPEGTRVAVNPTVPCNSCRQCEAGHEQRCERNTSLGGAAETVRDGAFAEYVRVPAGNVEPVGDLPFGPAAIAEPLACSLHGVRRTGVEAGDDVLVVGAGPMGQLLVQTFDALGAGRIVVSEPRDDRRELALDHGATAGIDPADVDPVAAVERATDGRGVAAAVEAIGLPETIQQAYDATRKGGTTLVFGVPEEDATVEVNPFDVFFHERTLTGSYSLTPDDFARAVSFLRTGRVTVDALLSEDLPLSGITEAFDRMRAGEGYRYLVRPGS
- a CDS encoding family 10 glycosylhydrolase → MTTGDARGWWETEGVRAVTLYPWATMDVDSVLADLAERNVNTVMVICKESDGRVFYDSDTVPNQVPERDLLAEFVAAAERRDLRVVPVFLALTDKYLLEQHSEFVQVARDGTAIRYPNVSFEWMHWVCPSREAVRDHLLALAEEISEYDIDGIRFQHLEYQPIRNGESDYLSCYCDECLGIEDGDETAQRDHGEWIDHRVSTTTDLLASLAAPFDDEQMVNLQFEVYSDMESTLRDSREQLGLDIERLAEHVDTLSPRTAHVDMGVHPLWIRDVTRSLRDAVGKPIVPSIRTASSDDPGDHLSQGELLTAIQMALHGGAAGVSLFSAGANIGRLTDDQWSVVEESFEGLADLKGR
- a CDS encoding ArsR/SmtB family transcription factor — translated: MSGQNNFTRRMPTATGADDGGVELSVEDEDVFAVADAIGSKPRWRLLRTVAEEPHTIDELVDALDLSKGTISVHISKFEDAGIFEANYAVSDDGGVKKELRLAVDEVTLDLASL
- a CDS encoding gluconate 2-dehydrogenase subunit 3 family protein: MELTRRDAVAALAAIGIGGGVVYGAFEFADRGVSDGTPSGTEDPDSLLETTVALAEVVYPPEVTEVEPFVREFVSGRIEDDDRHTAMVDAADALDARARSEYSASFYELDPEEGDALLETLGMSEVDPDPEGDERERIRYYLVNELLYGLLRSPKGGQLVGLENPPGHPGGLEAYQQGPDR